In one Sander lucioperca isolate FBNREF2018 chromosome 7, SLUC_FBN_1.2, whole genome shotgun sequence genomic region, the following are encoded:
- the LOC116040238 gene encoding zinc finger protein 501-like, with amino-acid sequence MSTIQTLRAFVNERLTAAVEEIFGLLETTISNYEEEIYRQRKLLEHVVIPDTHRNKADVQKLIVRKEGQQEWRPSVDREEPEPRHIKEEQEEVWSSQEGERLQGLEEDDINKFPFTAVSVKSEDEEDKAQSSQLHPRRAEESQEAEPPACGSAQQMETETESLYCCQSETEDSNDDWKEAKEQESGSDILKNESTMNHNQSHAHERPFSCTVCDKRFGCKGNLHAHMRSHTGEKPFTCSVCNKGFSAKVNLKTHMRSHTGEKPFSCSMCSKSFSQKKTLVIHLRSHTGEKPFSCSFCGKRFSEKGTLKRHIRVHTGEKPYSCSVCGRNFSLLSHVKSHKCAGASSNT; translated from the exons ATGTCCACGATTCAAACGCTGAGAGCTTTTGTTAATGAGCGACTGACTGCGGCTGTAGAAGAGATCTTCGGGCTGCTGGAAACAACCATATCAAACTACGAAGAGGAGATTTATCGCCAGCGCAAGCTGCTGGAGCATGTTGTCATACCTGACACCCACAGAAACAAAGCAG ATGTCCAGAAACTGATTGTCAGAAAAGAAGGACAGCAGGAGTGGAGGCCCAGTGTGGACCgggaggagccagagccccgacacattaaagaggaacaagAGGAAGTCTGGAGCAGTCAGGAAGGAGAGCGGCTCCAAGGACTGGAGGAAGACGATATCAATAAGTTTCCATTCACTGCTGTctctgtgaagagtgaagacgAGGAAGAcaaagctcagtcctcacagcttcatccgAGACGAGCCGAGGAGAGCCAAGAGGCGGAGCCTCCAGCCTGCGGCTCCGCTCAACAGATGGAAACAGAAACTGAATCGTTATACTGCTGTCAATCCGAGACTGAGGACAGTAATGATGATTGGAAGGAGGCAAAAGAACAAGAGTCAGGTTCAGACATCCTAAAAAACGAGAGCACGATGAATCACAATCAGTCCCACGCCCACGAGAGACCATTTAGTTGCACAGTTTGTGACAAAAGATTTGGCTGCAAAGGGAATCTGCACGCCCACATGCGAAGCCATACAGGGGAAAAACCGTTCACCTGCTCAGTTTGTAACAAAGGCTTCAGCGCAAAGGTCAATCTGAAGACTCACATGAGAAGTCACACCGGGgagaaacctttcagctgctccaTGTGTAGCAAAAGCTTCAGTCAGAAGAAGACGCTAGTTATACACTTGAGAAGTCATACAGGGGAGAAACCGTTTAGCTGCTCGTTCTGTGGGAAACGTTTCAGTGAGAAGGGAACGTTGAAGAGACACATCAGagttcacacaggagagaaaccatacAGTTGCAGTGTTTGTGGAAGGAATTTTAGTTTGCTGTCGCATGTGAAAAGCCACAAGTGTGCTGGTGCGAGCAGTAACACGTGA